From one Euwallacea fornicatus isolate EFF26 chromosome 4, ASM4011564v1, whole genome shotgun sequence genomic stretch:
- the LOC136350968 gene encoding uncharacterized protein produces the protein MWKFVTILILATSTASPLQVTPEQLHNHFDVIQNDTQKMQYEYFEYGFWNYWLQFSVRINDLKVNLISEMLTHIVPYQDAMTEIFDKFINQDIDMLECIQAVNEKQRNVSENIITTTKNNFTDILDQFVAKLNKYVITMDESFKELEDEILACNDSTCATDLDAQLDKLYAKMQDDIKAILTEEVEIYEIIDNIHLDKTYYDALIQSLIDELQLCVN, from the exons atgtggAAATTTGTTACAATACTAATTTTAGCGACCTCGACTGCATCC CCATTGCAAGTTACTCCTGAGCAGTTGCACAATCATTTTGATGTTATTCAAAATGATactcaaaaaatgcaatacgaATATTTTGAATACGGATTTTGGAATTATTGGCTCCAGTTTAGTGTTAGAATCAACGATTTAAAAGTTAATCTAATTTCTGAAATGCTAACTCATATCGTACCTTATCAAGATGCCATGACCGAAATATTCgacaaatttataaatcaag atatcgaCATGTTAGAATGTATACAAGCTGTTAATGAGAAACAAAGAAATGTTAGCGAAAATATCATCACAACGACTAAAAATAACTTCACCGACATTTTGGACCAATTTGTGGCCaaacttaataaatatgtaatcaCCATGGATGAGAGTTTTAAGGAATTGGAAGACGAGATTCTAGCATGCAATGATTCTACATGTGCTACTGACTTGGACGCTCAACTCGACAAACTTTACGCAAAAATGCAGGACGatataaaagcaattttaactGAAGAAGTGGAAATATATGAAATCATTGACAACATCCATTTGGATAAAACATATTATGATGCGCTAATTCAGAGTTTGATTGACGAGCTTCAGTTATGTGTAAACTAG
- the LOC136350967 gene encoding uncharacterized protein, translated as MWKFVTILILATSTASPLQVTPEQLHNHFESIQNQIQDTQNFYIGFEYIPFWTGFDEQLQNAKTNLTTQLVPYLQSYREAMMEILVNFKKQDIDTLQCVQAVNDKVTYVSEDFLTTTVNNLTSNVDQFLGNFYKYIITMDESFKELKEEILACNDSTCATDLDATLDKLYGEINDEEATIEQEMNKLIDEETTGLHLDETYYNALIQDLIEEVRLCVK; from the exons ATGTGGAAATTTGTTACAATACTAATTTTAGCGACCTCGACTGCATCC cCATTGCAAGTTACTCCTGAGCAGTTGCACAATCATTTTGAGTCcattcaaaatcaaattcaagacacccaaaatttttatattggaTTTGAGTATATTCCTTTTTGGACAGGTTTTGACGAACAACTCCAGAATGCTAAAACGAATCTAACTACTCAACTGGTACCTTATCTTCAATCATATCGTGAAGCTATGATGGAAATATTGGTGAACTTTAAAAAACAag atatcgaCACGTTGCAATGTGTTCAAGCTGTTAATGACAAAGTCACATATGTTAGCGAAGACTTCCTCACAACGACTGTAAATAACCTTACCTCCAATGTTGACCAATTTTTGGGaaacttttataaatatataattactATGGATGAGAGTTTTAAGGAACTGAAAGAAGAGATTCTAGCATGCAACGATTCTACATGTGCCACTGACTTGGACGCTACACTTGACAAACTTTACGGAGAAATCAATGACGAAGAAGCCACAATTGAACAggaaatgaataaattaatagaTGAAGAAACTACAGGACTCCATTTGGATGAAACATATTACAATGCGCTAATTCAGGATTTGATTGAAGAGGTTCGATTGTGTGTAAAGTAA